The Bubalus bubalis isolate 160015118507 breed Murrah chromosome 18, NDDB_SH_1, whole genome shotgun sequence genome contains a region encoding:
- the LOC102408529 gene encoding olfactory receptor 5-like, producing MERALYLGNVSGVQEFILLGLSARQGVRVVVFAVFLPLYLLTLLENALIVFLVCSHTELHKPMYFFLGNLSCLEMCYVSVTMPSLLAGLWTGPYHVPFTACLIQLFLFVSLISTKCTLLASMACDRYAAICRPLHYPLLMRPQVCLGLAGTSWLGGLLVSVAKTACIASLSYCGPNVLNHFFCDISPLLNLSCTHVALTELVDFLLAIVTFCGTLLVALASYSAIGVTVLRMPSAAARRKAFSTCASHLVVVGIFYSVALFMYSCPSRVKSTDLHKLLSVIYTVLTPACSPVVYCLRNREVHAALRRALHPRKGSSARTDISRS from the coding sequence ATGGAGAGGGCTCTGTACTTGGGCAATGTGTCCGGAGTGCAAGAGTTTATCCTGCTGGGTCTGTCTGCCAGGCAAGGCGTGAGGGTCGTGGTGTTTGCCGTCTTCCTGCCCCTCTACCTGCTGACCCTCCTGGAGAACGCCCTCATCGTCTTCCTCGTCTGCAGCCACACCGAGCTCCACaagcccatgtacttcttcctgggcAACCTCAGCTGCCTGGAGATGTGCTACGTGTCAGTGACCATGCCCAGCCTGCTCGCGGGGCTGTGGACGGGACCCTACCATGTGCCCTTCACAGCCTGCCTGATTCAGCTTTTTTTATTTGTCTCCCTCATTAGCACCAAGTGTACCCTCCTGGCCTCCATGGCCTGTGACCGCTATGCGGCCATCTGCCGCCCGCTGCACTACCCGCTGCTCATGCGGCCCCAGGTCTGCCTGGGCTTGGCCGGGACTTCgtggcttggtgggctgctggtCTCGGTGGCCAAGACAGCGTGCATCGCCAGCCTGTCCTACTGCGGCCCCAACGTCCtcaaccacttcttctgtgacatcTCCCCGCTGCTCAACCTGTCCTGCACCCACGTGGCCCTGACCGAGCTGGTGGACTTCCTCTTGGCCATCGTCACCTTCTGTGGGACGCTGCTGGTCGCCCTGGCCTCCTACTCGGCCATCGGGGTGACGGTGCTCCGCATGCCTTCGGCCGCCGCCCGGCgcaaggccttctccacctgcgCCTCCCACCTGGTGGTGGTGGGCATCTTCTACTCGGTGGCCCTCTTCATGTATTCCTGCCCCAGCCGCGTCAAGTCCACTGACCTCCACAAGCTGCTGTCGGTCATCTACACGGTGCTCACGCCCGCCTGCAGCCCGGTGGTCTACTGCCTGAGGAACAGGGAGGTCCACGCAGCCCTGCGGAGAGCCCTCCACCCCCGCAAGGGCTCCTCAGCGAGAACTGACATCTCCCGCTCCTGA
- the LOC102395191 gene encoding olfactory receptor 5-like, which translates to MERSLELGNMTRVQEFILLGLSTSPETREVLFAVFLTLYLLTLLENALIVLLICSHTELHKPMYFFLGNLSCLEMCYVSVTMPSLLAGLWTGPYHVPFTACMTQLFFFISLICTECTLLASMAYDRYAAICRPLHYPLLMRPQVCLGLAWTSWLGGLLVSVVKTACIASLSYCGPNVLNQFFCDISPLLNLSCTHVALTELVDFLSAIVIFCGTLLVSLASYSAIGVTVLRMPSAAARRKAFSTCTSHLVVVGIFYSAALFIYCRPSRIRSMDLNKVLSVIYTVATPMCNPVIYCLRNREVHAALLRTLRWT; encoded by the coding sequence ATGGAGAGGTCCCTGGAATTGGGCAACATGACAAGGGTCCAGGAATTCATCTTGCTGGGCTTGTCTACGAGCCCAGAAACAAGGGAAGTCCTATTTGCCGTCTTCCTGACCCTCTACCTGCTGACCCTCCTGGAGAACGCCCTCATCGTCCTCCTCATCTGCAGCCACACCGAGCTCCACaagcccatgtacttcttcctgggcAACCTCAGCTGCCTGGAGATGTGCTACGTGTCGGTGACCATGCCCAGCCTGCTCGCGGGGCTGTGGACGGGACCCTACCACGTGCCCTTCACAGCCTGCATGACCCAACTCTTCTTCTTCATCTCCCTCATCTGCACAGAGTGCACCCTCCTGGCCtccatggcctatgaccgctacgcGGCCATCTGCCGCCCGCTGCACTACCCGCTGCTCATGCGGCCCCAGGTCTGCCTGGGCTTGGCCTGGACTTCgtggcttggtgggctgctggtCTCGGTGGTCAAGACAGCGTGCATTGCCAGCCTGTCCTACTGCGGCCCCAATGTCCTCAACCAATTCTTCTGTGACATCTCCCCGCTGCTCAACCTGTCCTGCACCCACGTGGCCCTGACCGAGCTGGTGGACTTCCTCTCGGCCATCGTCATCTTCTGCGGGACGCTGCTGGTCTCCCTGGCCTCCTACTCGGCTATCGGGGTGACGGTGCTCCGCATGCCTTCGGCCGCCGCCCGGCgcaaggccttctccacctgcacCTCCCACCTGGTGGTGGTGGGCATCTTCTACTCGGCAGCCCTCTTCATCTACTGCCGCCCCAGCCGCATCAGATCCATGGACCTCAACAAGGTGCTGTCAGTCATCTACACGGTGGCCACGCCCATGTGCAATCCAGTCATCTACTGCCTGCGGAACAGGGAGGTCCACGCAGCCCTGCTCAGAACTCTCCGCTGGACTTGA
- the LOC102394873 gene encoding olfactory receptor 5-like: protein MEISLELGNMTRVQEFILLGLSTSPETREVLFAVFLTLYLLTLLENALIVFLVCSHTELHKPMYFFLGNLSCLEMCYVSVTMPSLLVGLWIGPYHVPFTACMTQLFFFIVLICTECTLLASMAYDRYVAICHPLHYPLLMRPQVCLGLAGTSWLGGLLVSVAKTTCIASLSYCGPNVLNQFFCDVSPLLNLSCTHVALTELVDFLSAIVIFCGTLLVSLASYSAIGVTVFRMPSAAARRKAFSTCASHLVVVGIFYSAALFIYCHPSRIRSMDLNKVLSVIYTVATPMCNPVIYCLRNREVHAALLRTLRWT from the coding sequence ATGGAGATATCCCTGGAGTTGGGCAACATGACGAGGGTCCAGGAATTCATCTTGCTGGGCTTGTCTACGAGCCCAGAAACAAGGGAAGTCCTGTTTGCCGTCTTCCTGACCCTCTACCTGCTGACCCTCCTGGAGAACGCCCTCATCGTCTTCCTCGTCTGCAGCCACACCGAGCTCCACaagcccatgtacttcttcctgggcAACCTCAGCTGCCTGGAGATGTGCTACGTGTCGGTGACCATGCCCAGCCTGCTCGTGGGGCTTTGGATAGGACCCTACCATGTGCCCTTCACAGCCTGCATGACCCAACTCTTCTTCTTCATCGTCCTCATCTGCACAGAGTGTACCCTCCTGGCCtccatggcctatgaccgctacgtggccatctgccACCCACTGCACTACCCGCTGCTCATGCGGCCCCAGGTCTGCCTGGGCTTGGCTGGGACTTCatggcttggtgggctgctggtCTCGGTGGCCAAGACAACATGCATCGCCAGCCTGTCCTACTGTGGCCCCAATGTCCTCAACCAATTTTTCTGTGATGTCTCCCCACTGCTCAACCTGTCCTGCACCCATGTGGCCCTGACCGAGCTGGTGGACTTCCTCTCGGCCATCGTCATCTTCTGCGGGACGCTGCTGGTCTCCCTGGCCTCCTACTCGGCCATCGGGGTGACGGTGTTCCGCATGCCTTCGGCCGCTGCCCGGCgcaaggccttctccacctgcgCCTCCCACCTAGTGGTGGTGGGCATCTTCTACTCGGCAGCCCTCTTCATCTACTGCCACCCCAGCCGCATCAGATCCATGGACCTCAACAAGGTGCTGTCGGTCATCTACACGGTGGCCACGCCCATGTGCAATCCAGTCATCTACTGCCTGCGGAACAGGGAGGTCCACGCAGCCCTGCTCAGAACTCTCCGCTGGACTTGA